The following coding sequences are from one Luteolibacter yonseiensis window:
- a CDS encoding BatD family protein, translated as MNNLKKHLTLFSPALAVWMMLSGILHGQTTSRLSSSFIARGESALLEIGIMGGQPDHVPAAPTVKDIEIEPTGRGPRPSMMPGRRFEYVFEYRVVSYEVGKHVIPPVEVMVDGVMTRTEPIEFVIFNPDELQWSEVDYFGRTIRYASAFRVLNNKPFENETVTTEIKIYVPAVLQVEDWGIPDFERDGVAAWRFQSYPARGADTVNILGVPHYAIAYPSTITPTRTGKVAIGPAKIRLTTREAVQDPFPRWVNPELYLQVPRLELEAQELPPGKPAGYENAVGNFKLSASSAVTDVQEGDPITVDLTVSGSGNLDTMRPPKLANEEGWKIYGTTNDQRGDERRQLSGSVTFHQSIRPLELKPEIPSFRLVYFDPKDETYKTLTTEPIALQMSPSTAKPVNPATAVQTLPIPLERMSDILAIARPAQLTAPVSLSISPWLGHVAGGLIALMLIAKALWMRYSPRMRKDPIRDAKLNELRDIGQTATGDDTAFLKAAGRFIEHWLGGKSDPQIQAILAERDAVCFRAEPPKSVLDRSRREQILKLLRQAATVIAFLTAVVLTTPAARAADIATQAAEAYESAKYDDAIKLWLEAGPYQELSADTLYNIGNASYRSGSPGQAALYYRRALVRDSSHAEARQNLRFLERKYGAITVQRPDYQYAIARIPLPIWKLVFWGSIWLCVLALLVFPATRPDARIRLAAVAVLILGPILLSLGFLGYRYFPNDAEFADVDKQAIITEEKVTLHTDAARTSPEVIDAPPGSLCEILSESGEWTYVAFATKTRGWVQTKSIEKVVPGEPPLPPKFNKPKAGGKSA; from the coding sequence ATGAACAATTTGAAAAAACATCTGACACTTTTCAGCCCGGCGCTCGCCGTATGGATGATGCTGTCGGGCATCCTCCACGGGCAGACCACCAGCCGCCTCTCATCGTCGTTCATCGCACGGGGTGAATCAGCCCTTCTCGAGATCGGAATCATGGGTGGCCAGCCCGACCACGTTCCGGCTGCTCCGACGGTCAAGGACATCGAGATCGAACCCACCGGCCGCGGGCCGAGGCCCAGCATGATGCCGGGGCGCAGGTTTGAATACGTGTTCGAATACAGGGTTGTCAGCTACGAGGTGGGCAAACACGTGATTCCCCCGGTCGAGGTGATGGTGGACGGCGTAATGACCCGCACGGAGCCTATCGAGTTCGTCATCTTCAATCCTGACGAACTGCAGTGGTCGGAGGTCGATTATTTCGGCAGGACCATCCGTTACGCGAGCGCCTTCCGGGTCTTGAACAACAAGCCGTTCGAGAACGAAACCGTCACCACGGAGATCAAGATCTATGTTCCAGCGGTACTGCAGGTGGAGGATTGGGGGATTCCGGATTTCGAACGGGACGGGGTCGCCGCATGGCGCTTCCAGTCATATCCCGCCCGCGGTGCGGATACCGTCAACATTCTGGGAGTGCCCCACTACGCCATCGCCTACCCGAGCACCATCACCCCGACCCGGACGGGAAAAGTCGCCATCGGTCCGGCAAAAATCCGCCTCACCACCCGGGAAGCGGTGCAGGATCCGTTTCCACGGTGGGTCAATCCCGAACTCTACCTGCAGGTTCCCCGGTTGGAACTGGAAGCTCAGGAGCTTCCTCCGGGAAAACCGGCGGGCTATGAGAATGCCGTTGGAAATTTCAAGCTGAGCGCCAGCTCCGCGGTCACCGATGTCCAGGAAGGAGACCCCATCACCGTGGATCTCACCGTCAGTGGCAGCGGCAATCTCGATACCATGCGCCCTCCCAAGCTGGCGAATGAAGAGGGTTGGAAAATCTACGGAACCACCAACGACCAACGGGGAGACGAACGCCGCCAGCTTTCCGGGAGCGTGACGTTCCATCAGTCGATCCGGCCGCTGGAGCTGAAGCCTGAAATCCCTTCCTTCCGCCTGGTTTATTTCGATCCGAAAGATGAGACCTACAAGACACTGACCACGGAACCGATCGCCCTGCAAATGTCGCCAAGCACCGCCAAGCCTGTGAACCCCGCCACTGCGGTTCAAACGCTGCCCATTCCTCTGGAACGCATGTCGGACATCCTCGCCATCGCACGCCCGGCGCAGCTCACCGCACCGGTTTCTCTCTCGATCTCCCCGTGGCTGGGCCACGTGGCGGGCGGACTCATCGCCCTCATGCTCATCGCCAAGGCTCTTTGGATGCGTTATTCCCCCCGCATGCGGAAAGATCCCATCCGGGATGCCAAGCTCAACGAACTGCGTGACATCGGCCAAACCGCCACGGGTGATGACACGGCGTTTCTGAAAGCCGCCGGTCGATTCATCGAACACTGGCTTGGCGGAAAATCCGACCCGCAGATCCAGGCGATCCTTGCCGAGCGCGATGCGGTCTGCTTCCGCGCCGAGCCGCCGAAGTCCGTGCTCGACCGGTCACGCCGCGAACAAATCCTCAAGCTCCTGCGTCAGGCAGCGACGGTGATCGCATTCCTCACCGCCGTCGTGTTGACCACTCCCGCCGCCCGTGCGGCTGACATCGCGACACAGGCAGCCGAAGCCTACGAGTCCGCGAAATATGACGATGCCATCAAGCTCTGGCTGGAAGCGGGCCCTTATCAGGAACTGAGCGCCGACACACTCTACAACATCGGCAACGCGTCCTACCGTTCGGGTTCGCCCGGCCAGGCGGCACTCTACTACCGCCGCGCCCTTGTCAGGGATTCCTCCCACGCGGAAGCCCGCCAGAACCTCCGTTTCCTTGAACGCAAGTACGGAGCGATCACCGTCCAACGTCCGGACTACCAATACGCGATCGCCAGGATCCCCCTGCCCATCTGGAAGCTTGTTTTCTGGGGCAGCATCTGGCTGTGCGTGCTGGCACTCCTCGTGTTTCCGGCAACCCGCCCGGACGCCCGTATCCGCCTCGCCGCGGTCGCGGTGCTCATCCTCGGCCCCATCCTCCTTTCCCTTGGTTTCCTCGGATACCGTTATTTCCCGAACGATGCCGAATTCGCGGATGTGGACAAGCAGGCCATCATCACCGAAGAAAAGGTCACCCTCCACACGGATGCCGCCCGGACCTCGCCCGAGGTGATCGACGCACCACCCGGTTCGCTTTGCGAAATCCTGAGCGAATCCGGCGAATGGACCTACGTCGCCTTCGCCACCAAGACCCGTGGCTGGGTGCAGACCAAATCGATCGAAAAGGTCGTGCCTGGCGAGCCTCCCCTGCCACCCAAATTCAACAAACCGAAAGCCGGCGGAAAATCCGCCTGA
- a CDS encoding alpha/beta hydrolase, with product MKNRLRKRWWIFGIVVALSVILACLLPTLGAAAILHPFRKHVSLVPPEGFREVTFAGDGVTLHGWSAPAIGRRRGTVIYLHGVSDNRVSGVGVMERFRQLGFDVVAYDSRAHGESSGDTCSYGCFEKEDLARVIAAVKPGPVVLIGSSLGAAVALQEAGRNERVTAVVAAESFSDFKTVARERAPSFLTDWMVRRAFSLAEEKGGFQIDSASPVIAASSIKVPVLLVHGADDTDTPPTHAQRIFNHLKGVRKMILVPGARHNESLGGNVWPEIVRWIGDILEQSDADGRGR from the coding sequence ATGAAGAATCGTCTGCGGAAAAGGTGGTGGATTTTTGGCATCGTCGTGGCTTTGTCCGTCATTCTCGCGTGCCTGTTGCCGACGCTGGGAGCCGCCGCGATTCTTCATCCGTTCCGAAAGCATGTGTCGCTGGTGCCTCCTGAAGGATTCCGTGAGGTGACGTTCGCAGGAGACGGCGTCACTCTTCACGGCTGGAGTGCTCCGGCCATCGGGCGGAGACGGGGGACCGTCATCTACCTTCACGGTGTTTCGGACAACCGCGTGAGCGGGGTGGGGGTGATGGAGCGTTTCCGCCAGCTTGGTTTCGATGTGGTGGCCTACGACAGCCGCGCCCATGGGGAGTCTTCCGGTGACACCTGCAGCTACGGATGTTTTGAAAAAGAGGATCTCGCACGGGTCATCGCCGCGGTGAAACCGGGACCTGTCGTGCTGATCGGCTCGTCGCTCGGGGCGGCCGTCGCCTTGCAGGAGGCGGGCCGCAACGAACGGGTGACAGCGGTGGTCGCCGCGGAATCCTTTTCCGACTTCAAAACGGTGGCGAGGGAGCGCGCTCCGTCTTTCCTAACAGATTGGATGGTCCGGCGGGCGTTCTCACTCGCGGAAGAAAAGGGTGGTTTTCAAATCGACTCCGCAAGTCCCGTGATCGCTGCTTCCTCGATCAAGGTTCCCGTGCTTCTGGTCCATGGCGCGGATGACACGGACACGCCTCCGACCCACGCGCAGCGCATTTTCAATCATCTCAAGGGAGTGAGGAAAATGATCCTGGTGCCAGGTGCGAGACACAATGAGTCGCTGGGCGGAAACGTCTGGCCGGAGATCGTCCGATGGATCGGGGATATCCTGGAGCAGTCGGACGCAGACGGGCGCGGGCGATAG
- a CDS encoding sugar O-acetyltransferase, translating into MKTEKEKMLAGEFYLAFGEELLGERLTARRLCREFNSIPEERVEERRDVLGKLLGTSDSTTYIESSFKCDYGYNIHVGANFYANFDLIILDVCKVTIGKNCMIGPRVSIYTAGHPLDADTRISGLEFGSPITIGDNVWIGGNVVINPGVNIGNNVVIASGAVVTKDVPDNVVVAGVPARVMRTL; encoded by the coding sequence ATGAAGACCGAAAAAGAAAAGATGCTCGCCGGGGAATTCTACCTCGCATTTGGCGAAGAACTCCTGGGAGAACGTCTCACCGCAAGACGCCTTTGCCGCGAGTTCAACTCCATCCCGGAAGAACGGGTAGAAGAACGCCGCGACGTGCTCGGCAAGCTGCTGGGAACCTCCGATTCCACCACCTACATCGAGTCCTCATTCAAGTGCGACTACGGCTACAACATCCATGTCGGTGCGAATTTCTATGCGAACTTCGACCTCATCATCCTCGATGTCTGCAAGGTGACCATCGGCAAAAACTGCATGATCGGCCCACGTGTCTCCATCTACACCGCAGGCCATCCCCTCGATGCCGATACGCGGATCTCGGGTCTTGAATTCGGCAGTCCCATCACCATCGGTGACAATGTCTGGATCGGTGGCAACGTGGTGATCAATCCGGGAGTGAACATCGGAAACAACGTTGTCATCGCCTCCGGTGCCGTGGTGACCAAGGACGTGCCGGACAACGTGGTGGTGGCTGGAGTGCCGGCCCGGGTGATGAGGACGTTGTAG
- a CDS encoding SDR family oxidoreductase yields MSNTTESKVILITGASSGIGESTARLLAEKGHHLVIGARRTERLESLATELRAAGGSVEYRQLDVTDLSDVQAFANFALEKHGRIDAIVNNAGVMPLSPLEALKIDEWNQMIDVNIRGVLHGIAATLPVMKKQGGGQVINVSSIGGHATFPTAAVYCATKYAVIAISEGLRQENTDIRVTVISPGVTTSELAHTITDESAAKAMDSFREVAIPASAIARAISFAIDQPADVDVSEIIVRPTASPY; encoded by the coding sequence ATGTCAAACACCACCGAATCGAAAGTCATCCTCATCACCGGAGCCAGCAGCGGCATCGGAGAATCCACCGCCCGCCTGCTTGCGGAAAAAGGCCACCACCTCGTCATCGGCGCGCGCCGCACCGAGCGGCTGGAAAGCCTCGCAACCGAACTCCGCGCCGCCGGTGGATCGGTGGAATACCGTCAGCTGGATGTGACGGACCTGTCGGACGTGCAGGCCTTCGCCAACTTCGCCTTGGAGAAGCACGGCCGCATCGACGCCATCGTGAACAACGCGGGAGTCATGCCGCTCTCCCCGCTCGAAGCGCTCAAGATCGACGAGTGGAACCAGATGATCGACGTGAACATCCGTGGCGTGCTGCACGGCATCGCGGCCACGCTGCCCGTGATGAAAAAACAAGGCGGCGGCCAGGTCATCAACGTTTCCTCCATCGGCGGGCACGCCACCTTTCCCACCGCCGCCGTTTACTGCGCGACCAAGTATGCGGTCATCGCGATCTCCGAAGGCCTCCGTCAGGAAAACACGGACATCCGGGTGACCGTCATTTCTCCCGGTGTCACCACTTCCGAACTGGCCCACACGATCACGGACGAGAGCGCCGCCAAGGCGATGGATTCCTTCCGCGAGGTAGCCATTCCCGCGAGCGCCATCGCCCGTGCGATCTCCTTCGCCATTGACCAGCCTGCCGACGTGGACGTGAGTGAGATCATCGTCCGTCCGACCGCCAGCCCTTACTGA
- a CDS encoding monovalent cation:proton antiporter-2 (CPA2) family protein produces the protein MAFEHAFQQAFIYLAAAVLAVVVGKQIRLGAVLGYLIIGAAIGPWGFHLIGDAGQQVTHFAEFGVVVMLFLIGLELQPQMLWKMRHQLIGLGSLQVVGCTAAIAGVAMGCGLGWKPSLALGLIFTLSSTAIVLQTLAEKGLLHTEAGQNSFAVLLFQDIAVIPVIALLPLLGNGQAASAHGESTAWITHWPLWAQALATLGAVALIIIGGRICMRQVFQAIARTHQREAFTGAALLLVIGVALLMTKVGMSPALGAFVAGVVLASSEYRHELESDLDPFKGLLLGAFFLGVGAAIDFGYIRDHLLLVIGGALGLILVKGVVLYGLSKWRKDHCKSSWLFSASLAAGGEFAFVLITLSLSAGVFDLEIGRAAVAIVALSMATTPLLITLAQRATTCAPDKKPKKESDAADEGNPVIICGFGRFGHAIGRLLRSRGFGCTVLDHDADQVELLRNVGVPIFYGDASRPELLTIAGAANAKLLIIALKDGDTTLKIVENARRHHPHLKIFMRAYSRSEAYQYLDAGEELIYRDTLDSSLRLGADALKTLGETEDAAERATRLYRERDEIMVRDMARHRHDSKQLLSAAREAHESLNELMRRDQEAAAEAKSA, from the coding sequence ATGGCCTTCGAGCACGCGTTCCAACAAGCTTTCATCTACCTCGCCGCCGCCGTCCTGGCGGTGGTCGTGGGAAAACAAATCCGCCTCGGCGCGGTGCTGGGCTACCTCATCATCGGTGCGGCCATCGGTCCGTGGGGATTCCACCTGATCGGAGACGCTGGACAGCAGGTCACCCATTTCGCGGAGTTCGGCGTGGTGGTGATGCTCTTCCTCATCGGACTGGAGCTGCAACCGCAGATGCTGTGGAAAATGCGGCACCAGCTCATCGGTCTCGGGTCACTGCAGGTCGTCGGCTGCACGGCGGCCATCGCGGGAGTGGCGATGGGTTGCGGGCTCGGCTGGAAACCATCCCTCGCGCTGGGGCTCATATTCACGCTCTCCAGCACGGCCATCGTGCTTCAGACGCTGGCCGAAAAGGGGTTGCTCCACACGGAGGCGGGGCAGAATTCATTCGCGGTTCTGTTGTTTCAAGACATCGCCGTCATACCGGTCATCGCGCTGCTGCCTTTGTTGGGAAATGGCCAGGCGGCATCCGCGCACGGAGAGTCCACCGCATGGATCACCCATTGGCCGTTGTGGGCACAGGCATTGGCCACGCTCGGAGCGGTGGCCCTGATCATCATCGGCGGACGCATCTGCATGCGGCAGGTTTTCCAAGCCATCGCACGGACCCATCAGCGCGAGGCGTTCACCGGAGCCGCGCTTTTGTTGGTCATCGGGGTGGCTCTGCTGATGACGAAGGTCGGCATGTCCCCCGCACTCGGGGCCTTCGTCGCGGGAGTGGTGCTGGCCAGCAGCGAATACCGGCATGAACTGGAAAGCGACCTGGACCCGTTCAAGGGACTTTTGCTCGGGGCGTTTTTCCTCGGAGTGGGAGCCGCCATCGACTTCGGTTACATCCGCGACCACCTGCTGTTGGTCATCGGCGGTGCGCTTGGCCTGATTCTGGTGAAGGGAGTCGTGCTTTACGGCCTCTCGAAGTGGCGGAAAGACCATTGCAAATCCTCATGGCTCTTCTCCGCGTCGCTTGCCGCGGGCGGTGAGTTCGCCTTCGTGCTCATCACGCTTTCCCTTTCCGCAGGTGTGTTCGATCTGGAAATCGGCCGGGCCGCCGTCGCGATTGTCGCACTCTCCATGGCCACCACGCCTCTGCTCATCACACTCGCCCAGAGGGCCACCACCTGCGCCCCTGACAAGAAGCCCAAGAAGGAAAGCGATGCGGCTGACGAGGGGAATCCGGTCATCATTTGCGGATTCGGCCGCTTCGGCCATGCCATCGGCCGCCTGCTTCGTTCGAGAGGATTCGGCTGCACGGTGCTGGATCACGATGCGGATCAGGTGGAACTCCTCCGCAATGTGGGTGTGCCGATCTTCTACGGCGACGCCAGCCGTCCGGAACTCCTCACCATCGCCGGTGCCGCGAATGCGAAGCTCCTCATCATCGCCCTCAAGGATGGGGACACCACGCTCAAAATTGTCGAAAACGCGCGCCGCCACCACCCTCATCTCAAGATTTTCATGCGCGCCTACAGCCGCTCGGAGGCCTATCAATATCTGGATGCCGGGGAGGAACTCATTTACCGGGACACACTCGACTCATCCCTGCGCCTCGGGGCTGACGCGCTGAAAACCCTGGGTGAAACCGAGGATGCCGCCGAGCGCGCCACCCGCCTCTATCGTGAGCGGGACGAAATCATGGTCCGGGACATGGCCCGCCACCGCCATGACAGCAAGCAGCTCCTCAGTGCCGCGCGTGAGGCCCACGAAAGCCTGAACGAACTGATGCGCCGGGACCAGGAAGCCGCTGCGGAGGCGAAATCGGCCTGA
- a CDS encoding anthranilate synthase component II produces MLLILDNYDSFTYNLVQYFGELGAEMKIFRNDVLTVDDVKALNPERICISPGPCTPTEAGISCELIEKLGATIPILGVCLGHQSIGQVYGGDVVRADRLMHGKTSPIHHSGKSVFAGMPDPFEATRYHSLIVKRDTLPDCLEITAWTEEGEIMGLKHKEHPVHGVQFHPESILTQDGKKMLENFLKM; encoded by the coding sequence ATGCTTCTCATTCTCGATAACTACGATTCCTTCACCTACAACCTCGTCCAATACTTCGGCGAGCTCGGAGCGGAGATGAAGATCTTCCGCAACGACGTTCTCACCGTGGACGACGTCAAGGCGCTCAATCCCGAGCGCATCTGTATCTCACCCGGCCCCTGTACGCCCACCGAGGCGGGGATTTCCTGCGAGCTTATCGAAAAACTCGGCGCCACCATCCCCATCCTCGGTGTCTGCCTCGGCCACCAATCCATCGGCCAGGTCTATGGTGGGGATGTCGTCCGCGCGGACCGTCTGATGCACGGCAAGACGTCGCCGATCCATCACTCGGGAAAAAGCGTCTTCGCCGGAATGCCGGATCCATTCGAAGCCACCCGTTATCACTCGCTCATCGTGAAACGAGACACCCTGCCGGACTGTCTCGAAATCACCGCCTGGACCGAGGAAGGGGAGATCATGGGCCTGAAGCACAAGGAGCATCCGGTGCACGGCGTGCAGTTCCACCCCGAGTCCATCCTCACTCAGGACGGGAAGAAGATGCTGGAGAATTTCCTGAAGATGTGA
- a CDS encoding AraC family transcriptional regulator, which translates to MSTHIPDPRLAHLLTELASGEGFSASRLPGVRFMRSSRYVPRSPIAYQPSIVIVGQGKKHGHLGTQSFTYDPTNYLVLSVPLPFECETHGTPEEPMLGVSIGVTPALVAELLMQMENLPAVSHPQSIHSSPLDAGLNDATVRLLESLRTADDAKVLGPQIVREIIYRVLRGEQSGTLRALGAPHTHFGQISRALNRIHSEYAEALDMTTLATEAGMSVSTFHSHFKSVTASSPLQYLKNIRLHKARMMMVHEGTTAAVAAREVGYESASQFSREFKRYFGDGPASEANRLRESLMRF; encoded by the coding sequence ATGAGCACACACATCCCCGACCCCCGCCTCGCCCACCTGCTCACCGAACTCGCCAGCGGTGAGGGCTTCAGCGCGTCCCGCCTTCCGGGAGTGCGGTTCATGCGCTCGTCCCGATATGTTCCACGCTCGCCGATCGCCTATCAACCGAGCATTGTCATCGTGGGCCAGGGGAAAAAACATGGTCACCTCGGTACCCAATCCTTCACCTACGATCCGACGAACTACCTCGTCCTGTCGGTTCCCCTGCCCTTCGAATGCGAGACACACGGAACACCGGAGGAGCCAATGCTGGGCGTGTCCATCGGTGTCACTCCGGCTCTCGTCGCGGAGCTGCTGATGCAGATGGAAAACCTGCCAGCGGTGAGCCACCCCCAGTCGATCCATTCCAGTCCTCTGGATGCCGGCCTGAATGATGCGACCGTACGGCTTTTGGAATCACTGCGCACCGCGGATGACGCGAAAGTGCTCGGGCCACAGATCGTGAGGGAGATCATCTACCGGGTGCTGCGTGGAGAACAGAGCGGCACATTGCGCGCGCTGGGCGCACCGCACACCCATTTCGGCCAGATCAGCCGGGCGCTGAACCGCATCCACTCCGAATATGCCGAAGCTCTGGACATGACCACACTCGCAACCGAGGCGGGCATGAGCGTCTCGACATTCCACTCGCATTTCAAGTCGGTCACCGCTTCCTCACCGCTGCAGTATTTGAAAAACATCCGGCTCCACAAGGCCCGCATGATGATGGTGCATGAGGGCACCACCGCCGCCGTCGCAGCGCGGGAGGTGGGCTACGAGAGCGCGTCCCAATTCAGCCGGGAATTCAAACGTTACTTCGGCGATGGTCCGGCGTCCGAGGCGAACCGCCTGCGTGAATCGTTGATGAGGTTCTGA
- a CDS encoding class I SAM-dependent methyltransferase, translating into MEGSQRNPKGRFSDRVENYIKYRPSYPPEVLELLKSRCGQTEESVIADVGSGTGILTKLLLENAERVYGVEPNREMREAAERMLADQANFTSIPGSAEATDLLTDSVDIIVAGQAFHWFDRPRAKKEFHRILRPNGWVVLIWNERETDSTPFLREYEVLLRKYAMDYQEVDHMKISPEILREFYDPATYETGIFSNRQQFDYEGLKGRCLSSSYIPNAGQPGHDDLIEELEALFAKYESGGQVEIGYQTMVYYGRL; encoded by the coding sequence ATGGAAGGGTCCCAACGCAATCCCAAGGGCCGGTTCTCGGATCGGGTGGAAAACTATATCAAATACCGGCCCAGCTATCCGCCGGAAGTGCTGGAGCTGCTGAAATCCCGCTGCGGGCAGACTGAGGAATCCGTGATCGCTGACGTGGGATCGGGCACCGGCATCCTGACCAAGCTCCTGTTGGAAAACGCTGAACGTGTGTATGGCGTGGAACCTAACAGGGAAATGCGCGAGGCGGCGGAGCGGATGCTCGCGGATCAGGCGAATTTCACCAGCATCCCGGGTTCCGCCGAAGCCACCGACCTGCTGACGGACTCGGTGGACATCATCGTCGCCGGACAGGCGTTCCATTGGTTCGACCGGCCGCGGGCGAAGAAGGAATTCCACCGCATCCTCCGTCCGAACGGCTGGGTGGTGTTGATCTGGAACGAACGGGAGACGGACTCCACTCCATTTCTCCGGGAGTATGAAGTCCTGCTGAGGAAATACGCGATGGACTACCAGGAAGTGGACCACATGAAGATCAGCCCGGAAATACTGAGGGAATTTTATGATCCCGCGACTTACGAAACCGGCATCTTCTCCAACAGGCAGCAATTCGATTACGAAGGACTGAAAGGCCGCTGTTTGTCATCTTCCTACATTCCCAACGCGGGACAACCGGGGCACGACGATTTGATTGAAGAACTGGAGGCGTTGTTCGCCAAATACGAGAGCGGCGGACAGGTCGAGATCGGCTACCAGACGATGGTTTATTACGGGAGGCTGTGA
- a CDS encoding SDR family oxidoreductase has translation MKTTDNTILITGGGSGIGRGLAEAFHALGNQVIISGRGQKTLDETTAANPGMKSLTVDMTDASSIRRFARQLEETAPSLNVLINNAGIMVPEDLLTQPADSDTAENTILTNLLGPIRLTGELLPHLRKQPHATVINVTSGLAFIPLAMAPTYCATKAAVHSYTESLRHQLRETNVEVLELAPPYVATHLMGDQQASDPRAMPLEEFITEVMDILTTQPSAAEVLVKRVEPLRFSMVGGPEKYAEIFQGLNSMQH, from the coding sequence ATGAAAACCACAGACAACACCATCCTCATCACAGGCGGCGGCTCCGGCATCGGACGCGGCCTGGCGGAAGCCTTCCACGCCTTGGGAAACCAGGTCATCATCTCGGGCCGCGGTCAGAAAACCCTGGATGAAACGACCGCCGCGAACCCCGGCATGAAATCCCTCACGGTGGACATGACCGATGCATCAAGCATCCGGCGGTTCGCCAGGCAATTGGAGGAAACCGCGCCGTCGCTCAATGTTCTCATCAACAACGCGGGCATCATGGTGCCGGAGGACCTGCTCACGCAGCCGGCGGACTCCGATACCGCGGAAAACACGATCCTCACCAATCTGTTGGGACCCATCCGACTCACGGGGGAACTGTTGCCGCACCTGCGGAAACAACCCCATGCCACCGTCATCAATGTGACCTCCGGTCTCGCATTCATCCCGCTGGCGATGGCTCCGACCTATTGTGCCACAAAAGCGGCGGTGCATTCCTACACCGAGTCGTTGCGGCACCAACTGAGGGAGACCAACGTCGAAGTGCTGGAACTCGCTCCACCGTATGTCGCGACGCACCTGATGGGAGACCAGCAGGCGTCGGACCCGCGGGCCATGCCGCTGGAAGAGTTCATCACGGAGGTCATGGACATCCTCACCACGCAGCCTTCCGCCGCCGAAGTCCTCGTGAAACGTGTGGAACCCCTGCGCTTTTCCATGGTCGGAGGACCGGAGAAATACGCGGAAATCTTCCAAGGACTGAATTCGATGCAGCACTGA
- a CDS encoding hemolysin family protein yields MNSSILEISIILVLLVANGIFAMTEIAIVSSRKALLQSMADKGNKGASKALILSESPNRFLSTVQIGITLVGIVAGALGSGSVADRLAEFIAPMPFIGQYSGQLSLLIVISILTYLSLVVGELVPKRLAMKFPETIASGMAGPMAAISTISSPAVSLLSWSTGAILKLFGIREGGEEGMSREELTVLVRQGVITGSINRSESRMMEGVIGFEKLVTYDLMIPRTRIVWIEQGSNHEEIWPVVMASTQGVFPVYDDRRDNLVGVVSIKDIYGRLAAGETVDFGKIMQKPLFVPEMQKASVLLETFRATGQRAAFVLDEFGSVMGMVTLIDVMEAIVGDVPSREEQLASPILQRADGTWLIDGLFEIEKLPEHLADFTLPEGGGDEYQTLSGWFMKELARMPAELDRISAGDWTFEVIDMDGTRVDKILATFRAGQPDR; encoded by the coding sequence ATGAATTCATCCATTCTCGAAATCTCCATCATCCTCGTCCTGCTCGTGGCCAACGGCATCTTCGCCATGACCGAGATCGCGATCGTCTCCTCCCGCAAGGCTCTCCTGCAAAGCATGGCTGACAAGGGAAACAAGGGAGCTTCGAAAGCACTCATCCTTTCGGAATCGCCGAACCGTTTCCTCTCCACCGTCCAGATCGGCATCACATTGGTCGGCATCGTCGCGGGCGCGCTGGGCAGCGGCAGTGTGGCGGACCGGCTCGCGGAATTCATCGCACCGATGCCGTTCATCGGCCAATATTCCGGCCAGCTCTCCCTTCTCATCGTCATCAGCATCCTCACCTACCTCTCCCTGGTTGTCGGAGAACTGGTGCCGAAGAGGCTGGCGATGAAATTCCCCGAAACCATCGCCAGCGGCATGGCAGGTCCCATGGCCGCCATTTCCACCATTTCCTCTCCGGCCGTCAGCCTGCTCTCATGGTCCACGGGTGCCATTCTGAAACTCTTCGGCATCCGGGAAGGTGGTGAGGAAGGAATGTCCCGAGAGGAACTCACCGTGCTCGTCCGCCAGGGCGTCATCACCGGCTCCATCAACCGCTCGGAATCCCGGATGATGGAAGGGGTGATCGGTTTCGAAAAACTCGTGACCTACGATCTGATGATCCCGCGCACCCGGATTGTCTGGATCGAGCAGGGCTCGAACCATGAGGAAATCTGGCCCGTGGTCATGGCGAGCACCCAAGGGGTTTTCCCAGTTTACGACGACCGTCGCGACAACCTCGTCGGAGTCGTTTCCATCAAGGACATCTACGGACGTCTGGCGGCGGGTGAGACCGTGGATTTCGGGAAAATCATGCAGAAGCCGCTTTTTGTACCGGAGATGCAGAAGGCCAGCGTCCTGCTGGAAACCTTCCGGGCCACCGGCCAGCGTGCGGCCTTCGTGCTTGATGAGTTCGGCAGCGTGATGGGCATGGTCACGTTGATCGACGTCATGGAAGCCATCGTCGGCGATGTCCCGTCGCGTGAGGAGCAGCTCGCCTCGCCGATTCTCCAGCGCGCGGACGGAACCTGGCTCATCGACGGGCTCTTTGAAATTGAGAAACTGCCCGAGCATCTGGCGGATTTCACCCTTCCCGAGGGTGGAGGTGACGAATACCAGACCTTGTCCGGATGGTTCATGAAGGAACTTGCCCGCATGCCTGCCGAACTGGACCGCATTTCCGCCGGCGACTGGACCTTCGAGGTCATCGACATGGACGGCACACGAGTGGACAAGATCCTCGCAACGTTCAGGGCCGGCCAGCCGGATAGGTAA